The Ignavibacteria bacterium genome window below encodes:
- a CDS encoding cyclic nucleotide-binding domain-containing protein, whose amino-acid sequence MQEPKDILQKVKGNALFAGVDVDSLSELILDGISERNVCSGELIFEEDTSEGVLYLLIRGRVQIDKHTKEGEELSLALLHSGDFFGELEMLDGHPRSARAVALDDSILVGITKSALEIMIANSHAITLNLLRTLSLRLRTIDIAFVREHERTTVELRRQVEQLKHLSEAAKILNSTLDLDQLLTLNLESALRLINADRGTLYLIDDVKKELWSKVLKASDVVEIRLPLGQGIAGHIALTGEIYNNADVYNDIKFDALIDKKTGYRTKSMLCVPVKDKYGKIVAVFQLLNKIGGNFTKHDEQFIHALCTHIAIAITNAQVAQQMVNSERLAAVGKMAATIVHDIKNPMTTLRLNAEMLKRNIGNEELAKQAEQMIAQVDRFVSMAQEILEFSRGITQLNIQETYFEDLLNGLIQFIKRGFEKKGISILEKILYKGKLNIDEDKMLRVFHNIASNAADAMQKGGILTIYAIQKDSHVLIEFSDTGIGMPPEVKEKMFEPFVTFGKKVGTGLGMAIAKKIIEDHKGKIEVDSTLGKGTTIRIFLPL is encoded by the coding sequence ATGCAAGAGCCGAAAGACATATTACAGAAAGTGAAAGGCAATGCTCTTTTTGCAGGTGTGGATGTAGATTCTCTCTCCGAATTGATATTGGACGGAATTTCTGAACGAAACGTCTGTTCCGGCGAATTGATCTTTGAAGAAGATACTTCGGAAGGTGTTTTATACCTTCTTATCAGAGGAAGAGTGCAAATAGATAAACACACGAAAGAGGGAGAAGAATTATCGCTTGCATTATTACATTCTGGCGATTTCTTTGGTGAATTGGAAATGCTCGATGGACATCCACGTTCTGCGCGTGCTGTTGCTCTCGATGATTCAATTCTTGTTGGCATCACGAAATCCGCGCTCGAAATAATGATTGCAAACAGCCACGCCATTACGCTCAATTTGTTGCGCACATTGAGTCTTCGGCTACGCACCATAGATATTGCATTTGTGCGGGAACATGAACGCACGACCGTAGAACTTCGCAGACAAGTCGAGCAACTTAAACACCTCAGCGAAGCCGCAAAAATTCTCAACTCCACACTCGACCTCGACCAGTTGCTTACGCTGAATCTTGAATCTGCGCTTCGCCTTATCAATGCAGATAGAGGAACGTTGTATCTTATAGACGACGTAAAAAAGGAATTGTGGTCAAAAGTACTCAAAGCGTCTGATGTTGTTGAAATTCGACTTCCATTGGGACAAGGAATTGCAGGACATATTGCATTGACTGGAGAAATTTACAATAACGCCGATGTATATAACGATATTAAATTTGATGCGCTCATTGATAAGAAAACCGGATACCGTACGAAAAGTATGTTATGTGTTCCTGTGAAAGATAAGTACGGAAAGATTGTTGCTGTCTTTCAACTGTTAAATAAAATAGGCGGCAATTTTACGAAACACGATGAACAGTTTATTCATGCATTATGCACTCATATCGCAATAGCAATTACCAATGCGCAAGTTGCACAGCAAATGGTGAACAGCGAACGACTCGCTGCTGTCGGAAAAATGGCGGCAACAATTGTTCACGATATAAAAAATCCAATGACAACGTTGCGACTCAATGCCGAAATGCTCAAGCGAAATATCGGGAATGAAGAACTGGCAAAACAAGCCGAACAAATGATTGCGCAAGTTGATAGATTTGTCAGTATGGCGCAGGAAATTTTAGAGTTTTCACGCGGCATCACACAACTCAACATCCAAGAAACCTATTTCGAAGATTTGTTGAATGGACTCATTCAGTTTATCAAACGAGGTTTTGAAAAGAAAGGCATTAGCATTTTAGAAAAAATTCTGTACAAAGGAAAACTCAACATTGATGAGGATAAAATGCTTCGCGTCTTCCATAATATCGCCAGCAATGCCGCAGACGCAATGCAAAAAGGAGGAATACTTACGATCTATGCAATTCAAAAGGATTCCCACGTTTTGATTGAATTTTCCGACACAGGTATTGGAATGCCGCCGGAAGTAAAAGAAAAAATGTTCGAACCGTTTGTTACGTTCGGTAAAAAAGTGGGAACGGGACTTGGAATGGCAATCGCGAAAAAAATTATTGAAGATCACAAAGGGAAAATTGAAGTAGATTCCACGCTCGGCAAAGGAACGACGATTAGAATTTTTCTTCCGCTGTAG